A genome region from Burkholderiales bacterium includes the following:
- a CDS encoding thiol:disulfide oxidoreductase, whose amino-acid sequence MIHLYTWSTPNGRKVSIMLEETGLPYAVHPVNIGQGEQFKPEFLALNPNGKIPAIVDEDGPGGGTFSLFESGAILIYLAEKSGNFLPSAPRRRYQVLQWLMFQMAGVGPFFGQAHHFLRYAPEPIPYAIERYRKETRRLYGVMDGELGKRAYLAGEEYSIADIATYPWVARHEWHQVDLGEFPYVKRWFDAIGARPAVQRGMKVPA is encoded by the coding sequence ATGATCCATCTCTACACTTGGAGCACGCCCAACGGCCGCAAGGTTTCCATCATGCTGGAGGAGACGGGCCTGCCCTATGCGGTGCACCCGGTCAACATCGGCCAGGGCGAGCAGTTCAAGCCGGAGTTCCTCGCCCTCAATCCCAACGGCAAGATCCCGGCCATCGTGGACGAGGACGGCCCCGGCGGAGGGACTTTTTCCCTCTTCGAGTCCGGTGCCATCCTGATCTACCTGGCGGAGAAGAGCGGGAATTTTCTCCCCTCGGCGCCCCGCCGCCGCTACCAGGTGCTGCAATGGCTCATGTTCCAGATGGCGGGCGTGGGCCCCTTCTTCGGCCAAGCCCACCATTTCCTGCGCTACGCCCCGGAACCGATTCCCTACGCCATAGAGCGCTACCGCAAGGAAACCCGGCGGCTCTACGGCGTGATGGACGGGGAGCTCGGGAAGCGGGCGTACCTGGCGGGCGAGGAATATTCCATCGCGGACATCGCCACCTACCCTTGGGTGGCGCGCCACGAGTGGCATCAGGTGGATCTCGGGGAATTTCCCTACGTGAAGCGCTGGTTCGACGCCATCGGCGCCCGGCCGGCGGTGCAGCGGGGGATGAAGGTGCCAGCCTGA
- the cca gene encoding multifunctional CCA protein: MSCEGCAPDSAPQSGWGGEGRREPEAYRRLAVKVYQVGGSVRDELLGLPVQDRDYVVVGATPEEMERLGYRPVGKDFPVFLHPDTQEEYALARTERKVARGYKGFEVYTAPDVTLEQDLARRDLTINAIAKDEAGNIIDPFGGVADLKAGILRHVGPAFVEDPVRILRVARFAARFGFRVAPETLALMGEMVANGEVDHLVPERVWQELSRGLMEKTPSRMFYVLRECGALARILPEVDALFGVPQPLEHHPEVDTGVHTMMVIDQAAARGYSLPVRFAALTHDLGKALTPRDQWPHHYGHEAKSVALVQQVCERLKAPNDCRELAVLAARHHGTVHRALELKLATMLDLLQAADAFRRPERFEALLKACAADFHGRPGYAERPYPQADRLRLALAAASGVDAGAIAREAGEPRKIAERLRQARLRAIREALAGEPPLK, translated from the coding sequence ATGAGTTGCGAGGGGTGCGCCCCGGACTCGGCGCCGCAGAGCGGCTGGGGCGGGGAGGGGCGCCGGGAGCCCGAGGCGTATAGGCGTCTAGCCGTGAAGGTTTACCAAGTGGGCGGATCGGTGCGGGATGAGTTGCTCGGGCTCCCAGTTCAGGACCGGGACTACGTGGTGGTCGGCGCCACCCCGGAAGAGATGGAGCGGCTGGGTTACCGCCCGGTGGGCAAGGATTTCCCCGTCTTCCTCCATCCCGACACCCAGGAGGAGTACGCCCTGGCGCGCACCGAACGCAAGGTAGCCAGGGGCTACAAGGGGTTCGAGGTCTACACCGCGCCAGACGTGACCCTGGAGCAGGATCTCGCCCGGCGGGACCTTACCATCAACGCCATCGCCAAGGACGAAGCGGGAAACATCATCGATCCGTTCGGCGGCGTGGCGGACTTGAAGGCGGGCATTCTCCGCCACGTAGGGCCCGCCTTCGTCGAGGACCCAGTACGCATCCTGCGGGTGGCCCGCTTCGCCGCCCGTTTCGGTTTCCGGGTGGCGCCGGAGACCCTGGCCCTCATGGGGGAGATGGTGGCCAACGGCGAAGTGGACCACCTGGTTCCCGAACGGGTGTGGCAGGAGCTCTCCCGGGGCCTCATGGAGAAAACCCCTTCCCGCATGTTTTACGTGCTGCGGGAGTGCGGGGCCCTTGCCCGCATCCTGCCGGAGGTGGACGCCCTGTTCGGCGTGCCCCAGCCTCTGGAGCATCACCCGGAAGTGGACACCGGGGTGCACACGATGATGGTGATCGACCAGGCGGCGGCCCGGGGGTATTCCCTCCCGGTGCGCTTCGCCGCCCTCACCCACGACCTAGGCAAAGCCCTGACGCCCCGGGACCAGTGGCCCCACCACTACGGCCACGAAGCGAAAAGCGTCGCCCTGGTGCAGCAGGTGTGCGAGCGCCTGAAGGCCCCCAACGACTGCCGGGAGCTGGCGGTCCTCGCCGCGCGCCACCACGGCACGGTGCACCGGGCCCTGGAATTGAAGCTTGCAACGATGCTCGACCTGCTCCAGGCCGCCGACGCCTTCCGCCGGCCGGAGCGCTTCGAGGCCCTGCTCAAGGCCTGCGCCGCGGACTTCCACGGCCGGCCCGGCTACGCCGAGCGCCCCTACCCCCAGGCGGACCGGCTGCGCTTGGCCCTCGCCGCGGCCAGCGGGGTGGACGCCGGAGCCATCGCCCGGGAGGCGGGCGAGCCGAGGAAAATCGCCGAGCGCCTGCGCCAGGCGAGGCTCCGCGCCATCCGCGAGGCCCTCGCGGGGGAGCCGCCCCTCAAGTGA
- a CDS encoding complex I NDUFA9 subunit family protein, whose product MSDANNMKLERVCVIGGGGFVGRHIVHLLAAEEIQVRVPTRRRERVKDELILLPTVDVMDADVHDPGTLDRLIAGSDAVINLVGILHEERRGDFQRVHVELPAKIMEACRLNGVKRYLHMSALNADPAGPSAYLRSKGEAEKLVRGSGLDWTIFRPSVIFGRGDTFLTLFARLLRFVPVVFLACPDARFQPVWVEDVARAFVHSLRDRRTVGEAYDLCGPKIYTLRELVAYAGRVSGHPRPIVGLPDRLSYLQATLMEWLPVKLLTRDNYHSMQVASVCHCDFPEVFGIRPAALEAIAPEYLGGWHPRARYMFFRYRARR is encoded by the coding sequence ATGTCCGATGCCAATAACATGAAGCTGGAAAGGGTCTGCGTGATCGGCGGCGGCGGTTTCGTCGGCCGGCACATCGTCCATCTGCTGGCGGCCGAGGAGATCCAAGTGCGGGTGCCCACTCGGCGCCGGGAGCGGGTCAAGGACGAGCTGATCCTGCTCCCCACGGTGGACGTAATGGACGCGGACGTGCACGACCCGGGCACCCTGGACCGCCTGATCGCGGGCAGCGACGCGGTGATCAACCTGGTGGGCATCCTGCACGAGGAACGGCGCGGGGACTTCCAGCGGGTGCATGTGGAGCTGCCGGCCAAGATCATGGAGGCGTGCCGGCTGAACGGCGTCAAGCGCTACCTCCACATGAGCGCCTTGAACGCGGACCCGGCGGGCCCCAGCGCCTACCTGCGCTCGAAAGGGGAGGCCGAGAAGCTGGTGCGGGGGAGCGGCCTCGACTGGACCATTTTCCGCCCTTCGGTCATTTTCGGCCGGGGGGACACCTTCCTCACCCTGTTCGCCCGGCTCCTGCGCTTCGTCCCGGTGGTGTTTCTCGCCTGCCCCGACGCCCGCTTCCAGCCGGTATGGGTGGAGGACGTGGCGCGGGCATTCGTCCACAGCCTGCGGGACCGCCGCACCGTGGGGGAGGCCTACGACCTGTGCGGCCCCAAGATCTACACGCTGCGGGAGCTGGTGGCCTACGCGGGCCGGGTGAGCGGGCACCCGCGGCCCATCGTGGGGCTGCCGGATCGCCTGTCCTACCTGCAGGCGACCCTCATGGAATGGCTGCCCGTGAAGCTCCTCACCCGAGACAACTATCACTCCATGCAGGTGGCGAGCGTCTGCCACTGCGATTTTCCCGAAGTCTTCGGGATCCGCCCCGCGGCGCTGGAGGCGATTGCCCCCGAGTATCTCGGCGGGTGGCATCCCCGGGCCCGCTACATGTTCTTCCGCTACCGCGCCCGGCGGTGA
- a CDS encoding transglycosylase has protein sequence MRHGGQRPRGTRWLAGAAALLIAGALFTLPARAGGDEDFMAAREAFRTGNAARLAQLSARLKDHVLYPYVAYYRLRMGLDQATADQVQAFVETYRDSDVSRRLQADWLRLLGDRGRWEQFRREYARYGGDEIDLRCYAFQAALRAEGFDALREAKPLWFTAREMPDACVPVFEALVSGGLLTEEDIWARMRLALAAGKTSLAAAIGAYLPPGRGIPAKTLRAVAERPERHVQRLGARTARRADRELTLFALQRLARIDPAHAAGYWRKLESEFPVEDRSFLWGQLGRAAALAHRPEALDYFREAGDLEGQDDLLAWKARAALRVQAWPAVLEAIEAMSAAGQGQAAWLYWRARALQGLKREAEAAQVLARLAGEHGFYGLLAAEALGGGLSLGAPAYRPTRAEVAAIERLPGIRRALALLSLEQRIDGTREWDHAIRDFDDRQLLAAAELARQRGLWERAIHTAERTRQEHDLSLRYLAPYREKLQEMAREMGLEEAWVYGLIRQESRFVPNARSSAGAAGLMQLMPDTARWVARQLGIKSYRRALAGEIETNLTLGMYYLKHVSERLDGHPVLASAAYNAGPRRAQSWRSEQPMEGAVYAETIPFNETRGYVQKVMANTQYYAALLGRGGLPLLQRLGTIPAKGALDSSASEDEP, from the coding sequence ATGAGACACGGGGGGCAGCGTCCGCGGGGGACGCGCTGGCTGGCGGGGGCGGCCGCGCTGTTAATCGCCGGCGCGCTCTTTACCCTGCCCGCCCGGGCGGGGGGCGACGAGGACTTCATGGCGGCGCGGGAGGCGTTCCGCACCGGGAACGCGGCGCGGCTCGCCCAGCTCTCCGCCAGGCTGAAAGACCACGTCCTCTATCCCTACGTGGCCTATTACCGCCTGCGCATGGGGCTGGATCAGGCCACTGCCGACCAGGTCCAGGCGTTCGTCGAGACCTACCGGGATTCCGACGTCTCCCGGCGGCTCCAGGCCGACTGGCTGCGGCTGCTGGGGGACAGGGGACGCTGGGAACAGTTCCGCCGGGAGTACGCCCGCTACGGCGGGGACGAGATCGACTTGCGCTGCTACGCCTTCCAGGCCGCCCTGCGGGCCGAGGGGTTCGATGCGCTCCGGGAGGCGAAGCCCCTGTGGTTCACCGCCCGGGAGATGCCGGATGCTTGCGTTCCCGTGTTCGAAGCCCTGGTCTCCGGCGGTCTCCTGACGGAGGAGGACATCTGGGCCCGGATGAGGCTCGCCCTGGCGGCGGGCAAGACCAGCCTCGCCGCCGCCATCGGCGCCTACCTGCCCCCGGGGCGGGGGATTCCCGCCAAGACCCTGAGGGCGGTGGCGGAGCGGCCCGAACGCCACGTCCAGCGCCTGGGGGCGCGCACCGCCCGCCGGGCCGACCGGGAGCTCACCCTCTTCGCCCTCCAGCGGCTCGCCCGCATTGATCCCGCCCATGCGGCGGGCTATTGGAGGAAGCTCGAGTCCGAGTTTCCCGTGGAGGACCGATCGTTTCTCTGGGGGCAGTTGGGCCGGGCGGCGGCCCTAGCCCACCGCCCCGAGGCCCTCGACTACTTCCGCGAGGCCGGCGACCTGGAGGGCCAGGACGACCTCCTCGCCTGGAAGGCCCGGGCGGCGTTGCGGGTGCAGGCCTGGCCCGCTGTCCTGGAGGCGATCGAGGCCATGTCGGCGGCCGGACAGGGACAGGCCGCCTGGCTGTACTGGCGGGCCCGGGCGCTCCAGGGCCTAAAGCGGGAGGCGGAAGCCGCCCAGGTGCTAGCCCGTTTGGCGGGGGAGCACGGCTTCTATGGGCTGCTGGCCGCGGAGGCCCTGGGCGGCGGGCTTTCCTTGGGGGCGCCGGCCTACCGCCCGACCCGGGCCGAGGTGGCCGCGATCGAACGGCTGCCCGGCATCCGCCGGGCGCTGGCCTTGCTGAGCCTCGAGCAACGCATCGACGGCACCCGGGAGTGGGACCACGCGATCCGGGATTTCGACGATCGTCAGCTCCTGGCGGCGGCGGAGCTCGCTCGCCAGCGCGGCCTCTGGGAGCGGGCCATCCACACGGCCGAGCGCACCCGGCAGGAGCATGACCTGAGCCTGCGTTACCTGGCGCCGTACCGGGAAAAGCTCCAAGAAATGGCCCGGGAAATGGGCCTGGAGGAAGCCTGGGTGTACGGCCTGATCCGCCAGGAGAGCCGCTTCGTGCCCAACGCCCGCTCCAGCGCCGGTGCGGCGGGGCTCATGCAGCTCATGCCAGACACCGCCCGCTGGGTGGCACGGCAGTTGGGAATCAAGTCCTACCGCCGCGCCCTGGCGGGGGAGATCGAGACCAACCTCACCCTGGGGATGTATTACCTCAAGCACGTTTCCGAGCGGCTCGACGGCCATCCGGTGCTTGCCTCCGCCGCCTACAACGCGGGCCCGCGCCGCGCCCAGAGCTGGCGCAGCGAGCAGCCCATGGAAGGAGCGGTCTACGCCGAGACCATTCCCTTCAACGAGACCCGGGGCTACGTCCAGAAGGTGATGGCCAACACCCAGTACTACGCGGCGCTGCTGGGCCGAGGGGGCCTGCCCTTGCTCCAGCGCCTCGGCACCATTCCCGCCAAGGGGGCCTTGGATTCCTCGGCGTCCGAGGACGAGCCTTGA
- the ilvA gene encoding L-threonine dehydratase, giving the protein MAIAKAPRSGLYAGMNDDYLERILTAQVYDVARESPLERASLLSERLGNSLLLKREDMQEIFSFKLRGAYNKMVKLAPAQLERGVIASSAGNHAQGVALAAQKLGCRVVIVMPVTTPPIKVAAVRNRGAEVVLHGDSYDEAYTRARALAEEHGYAFVHPYDDPDVIAGQGTIGMEILWQHPKPIHAIFVPVGGGGLVSGIGTYVKRLRPDIRILGVEPVDADAMHRSLKAGRRVRLDQVGLFADGVAVKEVGEETFRLCRRCVDEVILVDTDALCAAIKDVFEDTRSILEPAGALAIAGAKAYVAREKIRGETLVAIASGANMNFDRLRFVAEQAELGEQREAVLAVTIPERPGSFRTFCSLIGPRNITEFNYRYADPQEAHVFVGVSVHDRDETRELVRTLEDHGLKTLDLSDNEMAKLHIRHLVGGHAPVVDNEILYRFEFPERPGALMKFLNSMGRNWNITLFHYRNHGADYGRVLVGMQVPPEEKGAFRAFLDQLGYRYWNESDNPAYRLFLG; this is encoded by the coding sequence ATGGCGATTGCAAAAGCGCCGCGCTCCGGGCTCTATGCTGGCATGAACGACGACTATCTCGAACGCATCCTGACGGCCCAGGTCTACGACGTGGCCCGGGAGTCCCCCCTGGAGCGGGCGAGCCTGCTGTCCGAGCGGCTGGGCAATTCCCTGCTGCTCAAGCGGGAGGACATGCAGGAGATCTTCTCGTTCAAGCTGCGGGGCGCCTACAACAAGATGGTGAAGCTCGCCCCGGCCCAGCTCGAGCGCGGGGTCATCGCCTCCTCGGCCGGCAACCACGCCCAGGGCGTGGCCCTGGCGGCCCAGAAGCTCGGCTGCAGGGTGGTCATCGTCATGCCCGTCACCACCCCGCCCATCAAGGTGGCGGCGGTGAGGAACCGCGGCGCCGAGGTGGTGCTTCACGGCGACTCCTACGACGAGGCCTACACCCGGGCCCGGGCCCTCGCGGAGGAGCACGGCTACGCCTTCGTCCATCCCTACGACGACCCAGATGTGATTGCCGGCCAGGGCACCATCGGCATGGAAATCCTGTGGCAGCACCCCAAGCCCATCCACGCCATCTTCGTGCCGGTGGGGGGCGGCGGGCTCGTTTCCGGCATCGGCACCTACGTGAAGCGGCTGCGACCCGACATCCGCATCCTGGGGGTGGAGCCAGTGGACGCCGACGCCATGCACCGCTCCCTCAAGGCGGGGCGCCGGGTGCGCCTCGACCAGGTGGGGCTGTTCGCCGACGGGGTGGCGGTCAAGGAAGTGGGCGAGGAGACCTTTCGGCTCTGCCGGCGCTGCGTGGACGAGGTGATCCTGGTGGACACCGACGCCCTGTGCGCGGCCATCAAGGACGTGTTCGAGGACACCCGCTCCATCCTGGAGCCGGCCGGGGCGCTGGCGATCGCCGGCGCCAAGGCCTACGTCGCCCGGGAGAAAATCCGGGGCGAGACCCTGGTGGCCATCGCCAGCGGGGCCAACATGAATTTCGACCGGCTGCGCTTCGTCGCCGAGCAGGCGGAGCTGGGCGAGCAGCGGGAGGCGGTGCTGGCGGTCACCATTCCCGAGCGTCCCGGCAGCTTCCGCACCTTCTGCTCCCTGATCGGACCGCGCAACATCACCGAGTTCAACTACCGCTATGCCGATCCCCAGGAGGCCCATGTGTTCGTCGGGGTGTCGGTGCACGACCGGGACGAGACCCGGGAGCTGGTACGAACGCTGGAGGACCACGGCCTCAAGACCCTGGACCTCTCGGACAACGAGATGGCCAAACTCCACATCCGCCACCTGGTGGGGGGGCACGCCCCGGTGGTGGACAACGAAATCCTCTATCGCTTCGAGTTTCCCGAGCGGCCGGGGGCGCTCATGAAGTTCCTGAACAGCATGGGGCGCAACTGGAACATCACCCTGTTCCATTACCGCAACCACGGGGCCGATTACGGGCGGGTGCTGGTGGGGATGCAGGTGCCGCCCGAGGAAAAGGGGGCGTTCCGCGCCTTCCTGGACCAGCTCGGCTACCGCTACTGGAACGAGAGCGACAACCCGGCCTACCGGCTGTTTCTCGGCTGA
- the rpiA gene encoding ribose-5-phosphate isomerase A, producing the protein MTQPTLSQDALKRAAAQEAAKLVPDGAVIGVGTGSTVNFFIDELKLLKSRIEAAVASSVATERRLKEAGIPVVDLNGVDALPLYVDGADEVTRHLTMIKGGGGALTREKIVAAVAETFVCIADESKLVDVLGKFPLPVEVIPMARSFVARELAKLGGIPEWRQGFVTDNGNVILDVRGLAILDPPALESEINQIPGVVANGIFARRRADLLLLATARGVQRMEAAGRNTAVTLGG; encoded by the coding sequence ATGACCCAGCCCACCCTCTCTCAGGACGCCCTCAAGCGCGCCGCCGCCCAGGAGGCGGCGAAGCTCGTGCCCGACGGCGCCGTCATCGGCGTGGGCACCGGTTCCACGGTCAACTTCTTCATCGATGAGCTGAAGCTGCTCAAGTCCCGCATCGAAGCCGCGGTGGCAAGCTCGGTGGCCACCGAGCGGCGCCTGAAGGAGGCGGGCATCCCTGTGGTGGACCTGAACGGCGTGGACGCGCTGCCCCTGTACGTGGACGGGGCCGACGAAGTGACGCGCCACCTCACCATGATCAAGGGTGGGGGCGGGGCGCTCACCCGGGAGAAGATCGTGGCGGCGGTGGCCGAGACCTTCGTGTGCATCGCCGACGAGTCCAAGCTGGTGGACGTGCTGGGGAAGTTCCCCTTGCCGGTGGAGGTGATCCCCATGGCGCGCAGCTTTGTCGCCCGGGAGCTGGCGAAACTGGGAGGCATCCCCGAGTGGCGCCAGGGCTTCGTGACCGACAACGGCAACGTGATCCTGGACGTGCGCGGGCTCGCGATCCTCGATCCCCCGGCTCTGGAGTCGGAGATCAACCAGATCCCCGGGGTGGTGGCGAACGGCATTTTCGCCCGCCGCCGGGCGGACCTGCTGCTGCTCGCCACCGCCCGGGGCGTGCAGCGCATGGAGGCCGCGGGACGCAACACGGCTGTCACATTGGGGGGCTAA
- a CDS encoding transporter, protein MTKIGTSEHTYKQFDAELEAIRTQVLQMGGLVESQIQRAIEALTTGNRDLMEQVIVDDHRVNALEVEIDEDCSQIIARRQPAAIDLRMVMAVVKTITDLERIGDEAEKIARMAKLIYQSDRLHMPRFGEIRHVAEIAIGMLREALDAFARLDVATAMNVIKRDAQVDDEFRAILRQLITFMMEDPRTISTSLEILFIAKAIERIGDHAKNMAEYVVYLVKGKDVRHVAIEEIERETLGQ, encoded by the coding sequence ATGACGAAAATAGGCACATCGGAGCATACCTACAAGCAGTTCGACGCCGAGCTGGAGGCGATCCGCACCCAGGTGTTGCAGATGGGGGGACTCGTGGAAAGCCAGATCCAGCGCGCCATCGAGGCCCTCACCACCGGTAACCGAGACCTGATGGAGCAGGTAATCGTCGACGACCACCGGGTCAACGCCCTGGAGGTGGAGATCGACGAGGACTGCTCCCAGATCATCGCCCGCCGCCAGCCCGCCGCCATCGACCTGCGCATGGTGATGGCGGTGGTGAAAACCATCACCGACCTGGAGCGCATCGGCGACGAGGCGGAAAAGATCGCCCGCATGGCGAAGCTCATCTACCAGAGCGACCGGCTGCACATGCCGCGCTTCGGCGAGATCCGGCACGTGGCCGAGATCGCCATCGGCATGCTGCGGGAGGCCCTGGACGCCTTCGCCCGCCTCGATGTCGCCACCGCCATGAACGTGATCAAGCGCGACGCCCAGGTGGATGACGAGTTCCGCGCCATCCTGCGCCAGCTCATCACCTTCATGATGGAAGACCCGCGCACCATCTCCACGTCCCTGGAGATCCTGTTCATCGCCAAGGCCATCGAGCGCATCGGCGACCACGCCAAGAACATGGCCGAGTACGTGGTGTACCTGGTGAAGGGCAAGGACGTGCGCCACGTGGCGATCGAGGAGATCGAGCGCGAAACGCTGGGCCAGTAG
- the ppx gene encoding exopolyphosphatase, producing MGESYATLAAVDLGSNSFRLQIARVVGDQLYPLDSLREPVRLAAGLGPDKCLDQASRERALACLRRFGERLRGLPSHAVRAVGTNTLRVAKNAEEFLRAAQQALGFPIEVVAGREEARLIYLGVAHGLPASGDKRLVVDIGGGSTEFIIGRRWQALKLESLYMGCVSWSLRFFPEGKITKAALKEAELAACAELATIAGEFGPGHWQVAYGSSGTVRAVGDMLSAAGAGAEITAEGLEWLRGALLKAGDVGKLALPGLRPDRAPVLPGGFAILNAVISELGIERLTPAAGALREGLLYDLLGRFHHQDMRDVTVNQFMQRYHVDAPQARRVAKLAVTLASELLDGIACDREVELKLIDWAAKLHEVGISVAHSGYHKHSAYILRYADMPGFSRREQERLSRLVLGHRGSLKKMQGQLAQEAEVLETLALRLAALVHRNRRPVDSPPIHARRGKGGFQVVVPRHWLAQNPLTARALEEERREWKHLNLDLEILEQEAALRAAS from the coding sequence ATGGGAGAGAGCTACGCCACCCTGGCCGCCGTCGACCTGGGCTCCAACAGCTTCCGGCTGCAGATTGCCCGGGTCGTAGGCGATCAGCTCTACCCCCTAGACTCCCTGCGCGAGCCGGTGCGGCTAGCGGCCGGGCTCGGCCCCGACAAGTGCCTCGACCAGGCGTCCCGGGAGCGGGCCCTCGCCTGCCTGCGCCGCTTCGGCGAGCGCCTGCGGGGCCTGCCTTCCCACGCCGTGCGGGCGGTGGGCACCAACACCCTGCGGGTGGCCAAGAACGCGGAAGAATTCCTGCGGGCCGCGCAGCAGGCCCTCGGCTTTCCCATCGAGGTGGTGGCCGGGCGCGAGGAGGCGCGGCTCATCTACCTGGGCGTGGCCCACGGGCTGCCCGCCTCCGGGGACAAGCGCCTGGTGGTGGACATCGGCGGCGGCTCCACCGAATTCATCATCGGCCGGCGCTGGCAGGCCCTCAAGCTGGAAAGCCTGTACATGGGCTGCGTCTCCTGGAGCCTGCGCTTCTTTCCCGAGGGCAAGATCACCAAAGCGGCGCTCAAGGAAGCGGAGCTGGCCGCCTGCGCCGAGCTCGCCACCATCGCCGGGGAGTTCGGCCCCGGGCACTGGCAGGTGGCCTACGGCTCCTCGGGCACCGTGCGCGCCGTCGGAGACATGCTCTCGGCAGCGGGCGCAGGCGCCGAGATTACCGCCGAGGGGCTGGAATGGCTGCGGGGCGCCCTCCTCAAAGCGGGCGACGTGGGCAAGCTCGCCCTGCCAGGCCTGCGCCCCGACCGGGCCCCGGTCCTGCCGGGCGGATTCGCGATTCTCAACGCCGTCATCTCGGAGCTCGGGATCGAGCGCTTGACGCCCGCCGCGGGCGCCCTGCGGGAAGGCCTGCTCTACGACCTGCTGGGCCGCTTCCACCACCAGGACATGCGCGACGTGACGGTCAACCAGTTCATGCAGCGCTACCACGTGGACGCGCCCCAGGCCCGGCGGGTGGCGAAGCTGGCGGTGACCCTGGCCTCCGAGCTCCTGGACGGGATCGCCTGCGACCGGGAGGTGGAGCTCAAGCTCATCGACTGGGCGGCGAAGCTCCACGAGGTGGGGATTTCGGTGGCCCATAGCGGCTACCACAAGCACTCCGCCTACATCCTGCGCTACGCCGACATGCCGGGCTTCTCCAGAAGGGAGCAGGAGCGGCTGTCCCGGCTGGTCCTGGGCCACCGGGGCTCCCTCAAGAAGATGCAGGGACAGCTCGCCCAGGAGGCGGAGGTTCTCGAGACGCTGGCCTTGCGGCTCGCGGCCCTCGTGCACCGCAACCGGCGGCCGGTGGATTCTCCCCCCATCCACGCGCGCCGGGGAAAAGGAGGCTTCCAGGTGGTCGTGCCCCGGCACTGGCTCGCCCAGAACCCCCTGACCGCCCGCGCCCTGGAGGAGGAGCGGCGGGAGTGGAAGCACCTGAACCTTGACCTGGAAATCCTGGAACAGGAAGCGGCGCTGCGCGCCGCCTCTTAG
- a CDS encoding histidine phosphatase family protein — MELILWRHAEAEAGGADLERALTGKGLKQAKRVGAWLRARLPGDARVLASPARRAQQTAAALTERFETAAAVGPGASPGSILAAAGWPREEGLVVVVGHQPTLGQVLARLLAGQDGEWRIKKGALWWLRLTPRPEGAEVLVRAVIGPDLVDA; from the coding sequence ATGGAGCTGATTCTCTGGCGTCACGCCGAGGCCGAAGCGGGAGGCGCCGACCTGGAGCGGGCCTTGACCGGCAAAGGGCTCAAGCAGGCGAAGCGGGTCGGCGCCTGGCTGCGGGCCCGGTTGCCCGGGGATGCCCGGGTGCTGGCGAGCCCCGCCCGGCGCGCCCAGCAGACCGCGGCGGCCCTGACCGAACGCTTCGAGACGGCGGCGGCCGTCGGGCCGGGCGCCTCCCCCGGATCGATCCTGGCCGCCGCCGGCTGGCCCCGGGAGGAGGGGCTGGTGGTGGTGGTGGGCCACCAGCCCACCCTGGGCCAGGTGCTGGCGCGGCTGCTCGCCGGCCAGGACGGGGAATGGCGCATCAAGAAGGGCGCCCTCTGGTGGCTGCGGCTCACGCCGCGTCCCGAGGGAGCCGAGGTCCTGGTGCGGGCGGTGATCGGGCCGGATCTGGTGGATGCCTAA